The genomic window GGGGTGACGCCGAGCGCGGTCAGCATGCCGGCGCCCCCGTCGTTGGTGGCGGAGCCACCCAGGCCGACCACCACGGTCCGGGCGCCGGCCTCGACGGCGGCGGCCACCAGCAGCCCCAGCCCGTACGAGGTGGTGGCCTTCGGGTCGCGCTCGGCGGCGGTGAGCAGGTGCAGCCCGCACGCCTGGGCGCTCTCCAGGTAGGCCACGCCGTCGTCGGTGAGCAGGATCTCACCGGCGGCGGGCCGGCCGAGCGGGTCCACGGTCGGCACCGGCAGCCGCCGCCCGCCGAGCGCCTCGGCGAGGACGGCGACGAAGCCGGGCCCGCCGTCGGCGAGGGGCCGGATCAGCAGGTCGTCGCCGGCGGCCACCTCCCGCCAGCCCTCGGCCACCGCGGTGGCCACCTCCTGGGCCGGCAGCGTGCCGGCGAACTTGTCCGGGCAGAGCAGCACGCGCATGCCCAGCAGTGTGGCAGCCCACACCTGGGACGGCTGCGCGGCGGCCACGCTGTGGGACCATGGGGGGCGTGACTTCGACCTGGGTTGAGCCCTCCAACACCGCCACTGCGCTGCTGCTCCTCGGCCGCGGCAGCGACCCCGCCACCGAGCGTGGCGTGGAGTGTCCGGGTGACCTCCCCGCGCCGAGCGACCCGGACCTGGTGGCCCGGGCGGCGGCGGCCAAGGCCGCGCTCGGCACGAAGGTGTTCGTGCTGGGTCACCACTACCAGCGGGACGAGGTGATCCAGTTCGCCGACGTGACCGGTGACTCGTTCAAGCTGGCCCGCGAGGCGGCGGCCCGGCCCGACGCGGAGTACATCGTCTTCTGCGGCGTGCACTTCATGGCCGAGAGCGCGGACATCCTCACCTCGGACGCGCAGCAGGTGATCCTGCCGGACCTGGCCGCCGGTTGTTCGATGGCCGACATGGCGGTGCTGTCGCAGGTCGAGACCGCCTGGGACGTGCTGACCGAGCTGGGCATCGCCGAGGACACCGTCCCGGTGACCTACATGAACTCCTCGGCCGACATCAAGGGCTTCGTCGGGCGCAACGGCGGCGTGGTCTGCACCTCGTCGAATGCCAAGCGGGCGCTGGACTGGGCGTTCGAGCAGGGGTCGAAGGTGTTCTTCCTGCCCGACCAGCACCTCGGCCGCAACACGGCGGTGCTGGAGATGGGCTTCTCGCTGGACGACTGCGTGCTCTACGACCCGCACAAGCCGAACGGCGGGCTCACCCCGGAGCAGCTGCGCGACGCGAAGATGATCCTGTGGCGCGGGCACTGCTCGGTGCACGGCCGCTTCACCCTGGAGAGCGTCAACGACGTCCGGGAGCGGGTGCCGGGGGTGAACGTGCTGGTCCACCCGGAGTGCCGGCACGAGGTGGTCACCGCCGCCGACCACGTGGGCTCCACGGAGTACATCATCAAGACCATCGAGGCGGCCCCGGCCGGCTCGGCCTGGGCGGTCGGCACCGAGCTGAACCTGGTCCGCCGGCTGGCGCTGGCCCACCCGGACAAGCAGATCATGTTCCTGGACAAGGCGGTCTGCTACTGCTCGACGATGAACCGGATCGACCTGCCGCACCTGGTCTGGGCGCTGGAGGAGCTGGTCGCCGGTCGGGTGGTCAACCAGATCACCGTGGACCCGGACACCGCGCACCACGCCCGGGTGGCCCTCGACCAGATGCTCGCCCTTCCCGGGGCGGACACCCCGCCGCCCACCGCCGTTTGATCACGCTCGGTCACATGGTTGGTACGGAAACGCACCGGAAACCCCGGTTCGTGCCCTGGCTGGCGATGTGACCGATTCCATTTTCGTCACGGAGGGCTATGCTGCCGGGGCGACAACACATGCCGGCCGTTTTCACCTGGCCGCCCTGCGGGTAGCGATGCAGATCGTGGACCCCAACCATTTACACGGCAGCACCAACGCGCTGGAGGTTGCGTTGACCGACGACGTCCTGGTCGTACACGGAGGCACTCCGCTCGAAGGGCGGATCCGCGTGCGCGGCGCGAAGAACCTCGTCTCCAAGGCCATGGTCGCCGCGCTGCTGGGTGACTCGCCCAGCCGGCTGTTCGACGTGCCGCGGATCCGCGACGTCGAGGTGGTCCGCGGGCTGCTCGGCCTGCACGGGGTGAAGGTGACCGACGGCGCGGAGGACGGAGAGCTGGTCTTCGACCCGTCCAACGTCGAGAGCGCCAGCACCGACCAGATCAACGTGCACGCCGGCTCCAGCCGCATCCCGATCCTGTTCTGCGGCCCACTGCTGCACCGGCTCGGGCACGCCTTCATCCCGGACCTGGGTGGCTGCCACATCGGGCCGCGCCCGATCGACTTCCACCTCCAGGCGCTGCGCGAGTTCGGCGCGACGGTCGACAAGACCCCGGAGGGGCTGCACCTGTCGGCGCCGAACGGCCTGCACGGCACGAAGTTCGCCCTGCCGTACCCGAGCGTGGGCGCCACCGAGCAGGTGCTGCTGACCGCGGTGATGGCCGAGGGCGTCACCGAGCTGCGCAACGCGGCGGTGGAGCCGGAGATCATCGACCTGATCTGCATCCTGCAGAAGATGGGCGCGATCATCAAGGTGCACACCGACCGGGTGATCGAGATCCAGGGCGTCAAGAAGCTGCACGGCTACACCCACCGGCCGATCCCGGACCGGATCGAGGCGGCGAGCTGGGCGGCGGCCGCGCTGGCCACCCGCGGGGACGTCGAGGTGCTGGGCGCGCAGCAGGCCGACATGATGACCTTCCTGAACGTCTTCCGCTCGGTCGGCGGCGAGTACGAGGTCACCGACGCCCGCCCGCCGAAGCTGGGCGACCCGGGCCAGGAGGGCGGCATCCGGTTCTGGCACCCGGGCGGCGAGCTGAACGCCGTGGCGCTGGAGACCGACGTGCACCCCGGCTTCATGACCGACTGGCAGCAGCCCCTCGTGGTGGCGCTGACCCAGGCCCGGGGCCTGTCGATCGTCCACGAGACGGTCTACGAGCAGCGGTTGGGCTACACCGAGGCGCTGAACACGATGGGCGCCAACATCCAGGTCTACCGGGACTGCCTGGGCGGCACCCCGTGCCGCTTCGGCCGGCGCAACTTCAAGCACTCGGCGGTGATCGCCGGGCCGAGCAAGCTGCACGCCGCCGACCTGGTCATCCCGGACCTGCGCGCCGGTTTCAGCCACCTGATCGCGGCGCTCGCCGCCGAGGGCACCTCCCGGGTGTACGGCGTCGACCTGATCAACCGGGGCTACGAGGACTTCGAGAAGAAGCTCGCCGACCTGGGCGCGCACGTCGAGCGTCCGTAACGTCACACCGCTCCTTCCGCGCCCGGTGCACCCGCGATGTGCACCGGGCGCGGCTGTTTGGCTACTCTTCACCACGTGCCGTCGCTGTTTCGCCGCAAGCCCGCCGACCTCGTCGATGAGTCCGTCACCTCGGTGACGACCGACGAGGCGTCCGCCGCCGCCCGCCCCCGGGGCTACACCCCGAGCAAGAAGGAGCTGGGCCAGGTCACGCCGAAGCGGCCGGTCGCCGGCCGGCGGCTCAGCGCGCCGAGCCGGCCGCTGACCAAGGAGGAGGCCCGGGAGCAGCGCCGGGCGGCCCGCGCCGAGGCGGCCACCGAGTTCCGTCGCGAGGGCGGCCCCCGCGACCGGGGGCCCGAGAAGCTGCTCGCCCGCAACGTGGTCGACTCCCGGCGTACGGTCGGCACCTGGTTCTTCGGCGGCGCGCTGATCGTGCTGGTCGGCTCCAACCAGGCCATGCCGCCGATCGTCCGGTTGATCTCCAACGTGCTGTGGGGCGCGCTGGCGCTCGGCGTGGTGGTCGACTCCGTCCTGATCTCCCGCAAGATCAATAAGCTGATGCGGGAGCGGTTCCCGAAGAGCGACCAGAAGCTCGGCTCGCTCTACCTGTACGCGATCATGCGGTCGATCACCTTCCGCCGGATGCGCGCCCCCGCGCCGCAGGTCAACATCGGCGACAAGATCTGACCCGGACCCGCTCCGACCGGCCCCTTCCCGCCCGCCGCGGGGAGGGGCCTCGTCATGCCACCCCGGCCAGGAGCAGCAGCGCGGTGGTGCCGGCCGCGGTCCGGGTCATCCGGGCCGGCGAGGGCCCGCGGGTGCGCTCGGAGCACGCCGACTTCAGCGCCACCGACCTCGGCCCGGGCGACTACGCCACCTTCCCCGGCGACGCGCCGCACCGGTACGAGGCGCTGGCACCGGGCACCTTCGCGGTCCTGGTCGCGGAGCACCCGTGAGCCGGCCGCCCCGCCGCCGGACGTCGGCTCAGCCCGTGACCACCGGAGCGCGGTAGAGGCGGGCGACGACCTCCTCGATGTCCGGCTCGACGATCGAGATGTCGCGGAGCGTGGCCAGGCCGGCGAGCCCGGCAACCACCTCGGCGACGCCCGCCGACTCCAGGGCGAAGACCAGCCGGTGGCCGTCCGCCTCCACCCGGTGCAGCGGGGCGCCCGGCAGCGTCGGCGGCGCGGCGAGGGCGGTGTCCAGCTCGGCCACGACCAGCCGGCGGGAGCCGTACCGGCTGTGCAGGGCGGCGATGGAGCCGTCGTGCACCACCCGGCCGTGGTCGATCACCACGAGGCGACGGCAGAGCCGCTCGATGTCGGCCAGGTCGTGGGTGGTGAGCACCAGGGTGGTGTCGCCGGCCCGGCCCAGCTCCCCCAGGAAGCCCCGGACGGCCTGCTTGCTCACCACGTCCAGCCCGATGGTCGGCTCGTCGAGGAAGAGCACCTCCGGGCCGTGCAGCAGGGCGGCGGTCAGCTCGCCCCGCATCCGCTGGCCCAGGGAGAGCTGCCGGACCGGGGTGTCCAGGAACTCGTCGAGGTCGAGCAGGTCGCGACAGCGGCGCAGCCGGGCCGCGTGCTCGGCCGCCGGCACCCGGTAGACGTGCCGCAGCAGGTCGAACGAGTCGCGCAGCGGCAGGTCCCACCAGAGCTGCGAGCGCTGGCCGAAGACCACCCCGATGCGCAGCGCCAGCCGGGTCCGCTCGGCCACCGGCCGCAGGCCGCAGACCCGGACCTCGCCCGCCGACGGCATCAGCACGCCGGTGAGCATCTTCAGGGTGGTCGACTTGCCGGCGCCGTTGGGGCCGATGTAGCCGAGCATCTCGCCGCGCTCCACCCGCAGGTCGACCCCGTCGACGGCGGTGACCACCCGCTTCTCCCGGCGCAGCCGACCGGCCTTCACCCGGACGGTGAACTCCTTGCGCAGCCCGCGCGCATGAATGACCGCTGCTTGTGACTGCGGGGCTCGCAAGCTCACTCCTCGCACTGCACGATGATGACCTGGCTCATGATCCCGTACTCCGGTAGTGACGGACCCCGACGCGCCAGGACACGGCCGCGACCGCGGCGGCGACGAGCGCGACGCCGGGCGCGGTCCAACCGACCCAGGCCGGCAGGCCGAGCGGGTCGGCCCGGCCGAGCAGCGCCAGCGCCGGGTGGTAACTGACGAAGGCGAAGCCCATCCCGTACGCGAAGACCGCCCGGAACCAGCCGCCGTAGACGGTGATCGGGTACGACGTGAAGTCGCGCCCGCCGTAGGTGACCGAGTTGGCCAGCTCGCCGGAGTCGATCCAGTAGAACGACACCGTCGCGGTGGTCACGAAGACCGCGCCGAAGAAGACCACCGCGGCGACCGGGGCCACCAGGACCAGCGCCAACCGGCCCGGCGTCCAGTCGATCCCGGCCGAGGTCACCGCCACCACCAGCACGGCCAGGCCGAAGAGCGCGCGGGACACCTTGCGCAGCGGCAGGTCCATCAGCAGCAGTTGGGGCAGCGCACCCAGCGGGCGGACCAGCACGGCGTCGAAGAGGCCGGTCCGGACGTACCGGGGCAGCCGCTCGATGTTGCCGACCAGCAGGTCGGCGGTGGCGAACGCGAACGACGAGATGCCGACGATGACCAGCGCCTCGCGCAGCGTGAACCCGCCCAGCTCCCTGGTCACCCCGAAGAGCACCAGCACGGTGACCACGTCGAAGACGGTCGCCCCGACGTTGCCGACCAGGTCCACCACGAACGAGGTCCGGTACGCGGTCTGCGACCGGGCCTGCGCCCCGAGCAACGCCCGGTACGCGGCCAGTCGCTCAGCCACCCTGCACCACCAGCCGGCGTTCGGCCCGGCGCTGGACCAGCCGGCAGGCGGCGAGGATCAGCACCGCCCAGGCGACCTGGAGCCCCACCAGCCCGAACTGCGCCGGGGCCGGGTCCCGCTCGACCAGCACGTCGAGCGGGGTCTGCAGCAGGCTCGGGAACGGGGTGGCGTACCAGAGCGCGAGCTGGAACCACTCGGGCAGGAAGCGCAGCGGGAAGTAGAGCCCGGCGAGCACCCCGGAGCTGAGCGTCCAGAGGATCATCGCGCCCCGCACGTCCTGCAGCCAGTACGCGGTGGCGTTGACCAGGAACCGGCAGCCGAAGCAGAGCACCACGGCGACCAGCACGGAGAGCGCGAAGAGCGGCACGGTGGCCCAGCGCCGGGGCAGGTACACGTCGAAGAGGAGCGGGCCGATCAGCACCGGCGGCAGCAGCCGGGAGAGCGAGGCGAACCCCGCGCGGCCCAGGTCGGTGGCGAGGTAGCTGGTCACCGGGTGCACCGGACGGAGCAGGTCGCTGGCGATCTCCCCGGTCCGGATCCGGTCCGCCAGGTCGGTCCAGCCCCAGAGCAGGATCACCGCCAGCAGGCCCTGCCCGGCCCAGACGAAGGTGGCGAGCTGCGCCCGATCGTACCCGGCGACGGTGCCGGCCGCGCCGACCACGGCGAGGAAGATGTAGCAGCGCAGGAACCCGAAGACCGTGTTGGTGACCACCCCGGCGACGGCGGCCTGCCGGTAGGTGGCGTGGCGCCGGAAGCCGGACAGGACCATCGCGCCAAATGTCCGAAACCATCGGGTAACGTTTGAGTCCGTGGGCGGTGCCACAGTGGCGGTGACAGAGCCCACGCCGCTACCCTCCTTCCGCAGCCATGACGTGCTGGACCGGGCGACTCTACCGGCACGTGGGTTGCCCGGCGCGACAATTTCCAACGAGGTGACATCG from Micromonospora kangleipakensis includes these protein-coding regions:
- the nadA gene encoding quinolinate synthase NadA, producing the protein MTSTWVEPSNTATALLLLGRGSDPATERGVECPGDLPAPSDPDLVARAAAAKAALGTKVFVLGHHYQRDEVIQFADVTGDSFKLAREAAARPDAEYIVFCGVHFMAESADILTSDAQQVILPDLAAGCSMADMAVLSQVETAWDVLTELGIAEDTVPVTYMNSSADIKGFVGRNGGVVCTSSNAKRALDWAFEQGSKVFFLPDQHLGRNTAVLEMGFSLDDCVLYDPHKPNGGLTPEQLRDAKMILWRGHCSVHGRFTLESVNDVRERVPGVNVLVHPECRHEVVTAADHVGSTEYIIKTIEAAPAGSAWAVGTELNLVRRLALAHPDKQIMFLDKAVCYCSTMNRIDLPHLVWALEELVAGRVVNQITVDPDTAHHARVALDQMLALPGADTPPPTAV
- the murA gene encoding UDP-N-acetylglucosamine 1-carboxyvinyltransferase, translating into MQIVDPNHLHGSTNALEVALTDDVLVVHGGTPLEGRIRVRGAKNLVSKAMVAALLGDSPSRLFDVPRIRDVEVVRGLLGLHGVKVTDGAEDGELVFDPSNVESASTDQINVHAGSSRIPILFCGPLLHRLGHAFIPDLGGCHIGPRPIDFHLQALREFGATVDKTPEGLHLSAPNGLHGTKFALPYPSVGATEQVLLTAVMAEGVTELRNAAVEPEIIDLICILQKMGAIIKVHTDRVIEIQGVKKLHGYTHRPIPDRIEAASWAAAALATRGDVEVLGAQQADMMTFLNVFRSVGGEYEVTDARPPKLGDPGQEGGIRFWHPGGELNAVALETDVHPGFMTDWQQPLVVALTQARGLSIVHETVYEQRLGYTEALNTMGANIQVYRDCLGGTPCRFGRRNFKHSAVIAGPSKLHAADLVIPDLRAGFSHLIAALAAEGTSRVYGVDLINRGYEDFEKKLADLGAHVERP
- a CDS encoding DUF3043 domain-containing protein; translation: MCTGRGCLATLHHVPSLFRRKPADLVDESVTSVTTDEASAAARPRGYTPSKKELGQVTPKRPVAGRRLSAPSRPLTKEEAREQRRAARAEAATEFRREGGPRDRGPEKLLARNVVDSRRTVGTWFFGGALIVLVGSNQAMPPIVRLISNVLWGALALGVVVDSVLISRKINKLMRERFPKSDQKLGSLYLYAIMRSITFRRMRAPAPQVNIGDKI
- a CDS encoding ABC transporter ATP-binding protein gives rise to the protein MRAPQSQAAVIHARGLRKEFTVRVKAGRLRREKRVVTAVDGVDLRVERGEMLGYIGPNGAGKSTTLKMLTGVLMPSAGEVRVCGLRPVAERTRLALRIGVVFGQRSQLWWDLPLRDSFDLLRHVYRVPAAEHAARLRRCRDLLDLDEFLDTPVRQLSLGQRMRGELTAALLHGPEVLFLDEPTIGLDVVSKQAVRGFLGELGRAGDTTLVLTTHDLADIERLCRRLVVIDHGRVVHDGSIAALHSRYGSRRLVVAELDTALAAPPTLPGAPLHRVEADGHRLVFALESAGVAEVVAGLAGLATLRDISIVEPDIEEVVARLYRAPVVTG
- a CDS encoding ABC transporter permease codes for the protein MAERLAAYRALLGAQARSQTAYRTSFVVDLVGNVGATVFDVVTVLVLFGVTRELGGFTLREALVIVGISSFAFATADLLVGNIERLPRYVRTGLFDAVLVRPLGALPQLLLMDLPLRKVSRALFGLAVLVVAVTSAGIDWTPGRLALVLVAPVAAVVFFGAVFVTTATVSFYWIDSGELANSVTYGGRDFTSYPITVYGGWFRAVFAYGMGFAFVSYHPALALLGRADPLGLPAWVGWTAPGVALVAAAVAAVSWRVGVRHYRSTGS
- a CDS encoding ABC transporter permease, which translates into the protein MGSVTATVAPPTDSNVTRWFRTFGAMVLSGFRRHATYRQAAVAGVVTNTVFGFLRCYIFLAVVGAAGTVAGYDRAQLATFVWAGQGLLAVILLWGWTDLADRIRTGEIASDLLRPVHPVTSYLATDLGRAGFASLSRLLPPVLIGPLLFDVYLPRRWATVPLFALSVLVAVVLCFGCRFLVNATAYWLQDVRGAMILWTLSSGVLAGLYFPLRFLPEWFQLALWYATPFPSLLQTPLDVLVERDPAPAQFGLVGLQVAWAVLILAACRLVQRRAERRLVVQGG